One region of Salvia miltiorrhiza cultivar Shanhuang (shh) chromosome 3, IMPLAD_Smil_shh, whole genome shotgun sequence genomic DNA includes:
- the LOC131015561 gene encoding vesicle-associated membrane protein 711 — MTILYALVARGSVVLAEYSATSTTANAIARQILEKIPGNNDTNASYSQDRYIFHVKRTDGLTVLCMADDTAGRRIPFAFLEEIHQRFVRTYGRAVLSAQPYAMNDEFSRVLSQQMEYFSSDPNADRINRLKGEMSQVRNVMIENIDKVLDRGDRLELLVDKTATMQGNTFRFRKQARRFRSNVWWRNVKLTIALIFLLLVIIYVVLAFVCHGPTLPSCL, encoded by the exons atgACGATACTTTACGCGCTGGTGGCGCGTGGCTCGGTCGTGCTGGCGGAATACAGCGCTACTTCCACCACGGCGAATGCGATCGCGCGTCAAATTCTCGAAAAAATCCCCGGTAACAATGATACCAACGCTTCATACTCGCAGGATCGCTACATTTTTCACGTCAAACGCACCGATGGCCTCACCGTCCTCTGTATGGCCGACGACACCGCCGGAA GGCGAATTCCTTTTGCGTTTCTCGAAGAAATTCATCAAAGATTTGTCCGGACCTATGGTCGAGCTGTATTGTCTGCTCAGCCATATGCAATGAATGATGAATTTTCAAGGGTCCTCAGCCAACAAATGGAGTATTTCTCAAGTGATCCCAATGCTGACAGGATAAACCGGCTCAAAGGTGAAATGAGCCAG GTTCGGAATGTCATGATTGAGAACATTGATAAAGTTTTAGATAGAGGCGATCGGCTAGAATTGTTGGTTGATAAGACTGCCACTATGCAAGGGAACACTTTTCGCTTCAGGAAGCAAGCTCGCCGTTTTAGAAGCAATGTCTGGTGGAGAAATGTCAAGCTTAC GATTGCGTTGATATTCCTTCTCCTGGTAATAATCTATGTCGTTTTGGCTTTTGTTTGCCATGGACCCACACTTCCGTCTTGCCTGTAA
- the LOC131015560 gene encoding PX domain-containing protein EREL2 isoform X3: MQGPSPPKHRHDGTSPLPLGMDWSPPPRIWAGRESVWPHDSRSGWSYCITVPSWIVLAKSRDSDPTVFYRVQVGIQSPEGITTTRTVLRRFNDFLKLHAALKRAFPRKSIPPAPPKGLLRMKTRAMLEARRSSLEEWMTNLLSDIDLSRSIVVASFLELEAAARSSFQEEGQQSSDSHISVTTTDPSPHIHPHSSMLAAASSSVTSDYGSDTAYEISDIGSPSLGRDNNSEVGTEDLSFDDDATSPVDKFVKYGMSNIDEGLSMGHAILEKLENFPKHKAHARVNHNSEQNMSNGSSLKASHNAEDMSEHLAERSSLVHHGRKLSNESIGSDRSSLRGSESSSLAFPNSNGHGTFDFGSAAEVGRTIGTVGDADYQLPDDIHLLVPVDQRQKMNRVLMTMQRRLITAKTDMEDLISRLNQEIAVKDYLATKVKDLEVELETTKQKSKENLEQAILIERERTTQMQWDMEELRRRSMELELKLNSQQFQDQRPLDAQPSISPGNQQTDMLRQELDSAKQQFEDLLKRHQELEVKSKADIKVLVKEVRSLRSSQSELTQQLKQSLREKSEMEELLQEERERNEQVRTSWRKLLDRCKILQDQLQECKIDNLTNTKGDSADSLPSSLLDQLDFVGTSESQIDLLIAELAGDGDNHTDEESRQTLTSLLVDNGALRKQVNSLIVNSLKMRKSKEKGEMSDVNVGSEV, encoded by the exons ATGCAGGGGCCGAGTCCACCGAAGCACCGCCACGATGGGACTTCGCCTTTGCCGTTGGGAATGGATTGGAGCCCTCCGCCTCGAATTTGG GCAGGGAGAGAAAGTGTTTGGCCTCATGATTCTCGATCAGGATGGAGTTACTGCATCACTGTACCTTCATGGATTGTACTTGCAAAATCAAGAGATTCTGACCCAACAGTG TTTTACAGGGTTCAGGTTGGCATACAATCACCGGAGGGGATTACGACCACAAGAACTGTGTTGAGGAGATTCAATGATTTCCTAAAACTACATGCTGCT CTTAAACGAGCATTTCCTCGGAAAAGCATTCCACCAGCTCCACCAAAGGGTCTCTTACGGATGAAAACAAGGGCAATGCTGGAAGCG AGAAGGAGTTCTTTGGAGGAATGGATGACAAACTTACTTTCAGATATTGATTTGTCAAGAAGCATTGTCGTTGCGTCCTTTCTTGAACTAGAAGCTGCTGCTAGGTCAT CATTCCAAGAAGAGGGTCAGCAGAGTTCCGATTCACATATTTCTGTAACTACTACAGACCCATCTCCTCATATTCATCCACATTCAAGCATGTTGGCAGCAGCTAGTTCATCGGTGACATCAGATTATGGCAGTGATACAGCTTATGAGATATCTGATATTGGTTCTCCTAGCCTTGGGAGGGATAACAACTCTGAAGTTGGGACTGAGGACCTGTCATTTGATGATGATGCAACAAGTCCAGTAGATAAATTTGTCAAGTATGGTATGTCAAATATTGACGAGGGCTTGTCAATGGGGCATGCTATTCTAGAGAAGCTCGAGAATTTTCCTAAACATAAAGCGCATGCCAGAGTAAATCATAACTCAGAGCAGAACATGAGTAATGGAAGTTCTTTGAAAGCCTCTCATAATGCAGAAGACATGTCAGAGCATCTGGCTGAACGTAGTTCATTGGTTCATCATGGTCGAAAGCTGTCAAATGAGAGCATTGGAAGCGACAGGAGCTCTTTAAGAGGCAGCGAGTCATCAAGTTTAGCATTTCCAAATTCAAATGGACATGGGACTTTTGATTTTGGGAGTGCGGCTGAGGTTGGACGAACTATTGGAACTGTTGGAGACGCTGATTATCAACTCCCAGATGATATACACCTGTTGGTCCCTGTTGATCAGCGCCAGAAGATGAATAGAGTACTTATGACAATGCAGCGGAGGTTGATTACAGCCAAAACTGATATGGAAGATCTTATATCAAGGTTGAATCAAGAAATTGCCGTGAAGGACTATCTTGCGACAAAG GTGAAGGATTTGGAAGTGGAGCTTGAAACTACTAAACAAAAAAGTAAAGAAAATCTTGAGCAGGCTATACTAATTGAAAGAGAAAGAACTACTCAAATGCAGTGGGATATGGAAGAACTTAGGCGGAGATCTATGGAACTAGAACTGAAGTTGAATTCTCAACAG TTCCAGGATCAGAGGCCGCTGGATGCTCAGCCTTCTATTTCACCAGGCAATCAGCAGACGGATATGTTGCGACAAGAGTTGGACTCTGCAAAACAGCAGTTTGAGGACTTGTTGAAGCGGCATCAAGAGCTGGAAGTAAAATCCAAAGCTGATATCAAAGTTCTTGTCAAGGAAGTAAGATCTCTAAGAAGCTCCCAATCAGAATTAACGCAACAGCTTAAGCAGTCTCTGAGAGAAAAATCTGAGATGGAG GAACTTCTTcaggaagaaagagagagaaatgagcaGGTGAGAACCTCTTGGAGGAAGTTGCTAGATAGATGCAAGATTCTTCAGGATCAGCTTCAGGAGTGCAAGATCGATAATTTAACCAACACAAAAGGCGATTCAGCTGACAGCCTTCCGTCATCATTATTGGATCAGCTGGATTTTGTTGGCACATCTGAAAGTCAGATAGACCTTCTCATTGCTGAG TTAGCTGGGGATGGTGACAATCACACAGATGAGGAGTCGAGGCAGACACTAACGAGCCTCCTAGTCGATAATGGTGCGTTGAGAAAGCAGGTAAACTCCCTTATAGTCAACAGTCTCAAGATGAGGAAATCAAAGGAGAAAGGTGAAATGTCAGATGTAAATGTAGGAAGTGAGGTCTAA
- the LOC131015560 gene encoding PX domain-containing protein EREL2 isoform X2, protein MQGPSPPKHRHDGTSPLPLGMDWSPPPRIWAGRESVWPHDSRSGWSYCITVPSWIVLAKSRDSDPTVFYRVQVGIQSPEGITTTRTVLRRFNDFLKLHAALKRAFPRKSIPPAPPKGLLRMKTRAMLEARRSSLEEWMTNLLSDIDLSRSIVVASFLELEAAARSSFQEEGQQSSDSHISVTTTDPSPHIHPHSSMLAAASSSVTSDYGSDTAYEISDIGSPSLGRDNNSEVGTEDLSFDDDATSPVDKFVKYGMSNIDEGLSMGHAILEKLENFPKHKAHARVNHNSEQNMSNGSSLKASHNAEDMSEHLAERSSLVHHGRKLSNESIGSDRSSLRGSESSSLAFPNSNGHGTFDFGSAAEVGRTIGTVGDADYQLPDDIHLLVPVDQRQKMNRVLMTMQRRLITAKTDMEDLISRLNQEIAVKDYLATKVKDLEVELETTKQKSKENLEQAILIERERTTQMQWDMEELRRRSMELELKLNSQQDQRPLDAQPSISPGNQQTDMLRQELDSAKQQFEDLLKRHQELEVKSKADIKVLVKEVRSLRSSQSELTQQLKQSLREKSEMEELLQEERERNEQVRTSWRKLLDRCKILQDQLQECKIDNLTNTKGDSADSLPSSLLDQLDFVGTSESQIDLLIAEFQQLAGDGDNHTDEESRQTLTSLLVDNGALRKQVNSLIVNSLKMRKSKEKGEMSDVNVGSEV, encoded by the exons ATGCAGGGGCCGAGTCCACCGAAGCACCGCCACGATGGGACTTCGCCTTTGCCGTTGGGAATGGATTGGAGCCCTCCGCCTCGAATTTGG GCAGGGAGAGAAAGTGTTTGGCCTCATGATTCTCGATCAGGATGGAGTTACTGCATCACTGTACCTTCATGGATTGTACTTGCAAAATCAAGAGATTCTGACCCAACAGTG TTTTACAGGGTTCAGGTTGGCATACAATCACCGGAGGGGATTACGACCACAAGAACTGTGTTGAGGAGATTCAATGATTTCCTAAAACTACATGCTGCT CTTAAACGAGCATTTCCTCGGAAAAGCATTCCACCAGCTCCACCAAAGGGTCTCTTACGGATGAAAACAAGGGCAATGCTGGAAGCG AGAAGGAGTTCTTTGGAGGAATGGATGACAAACTTACTTTCAGATATTGATTTGTCAAGAAGCATTGTCGTTGCGTCCTTTCTTGAACTAGAAGCTGCTGCTAGGTCAT CATTCCAAGAAGAGGGTCAGCAGAGTTCCGATTCACATATTTCTGTAACTACTACAGACCCATCTCCTCATATTCATCCACATTCAAGCATGTTGGCAGCAGCTAGTTCATCGGTGACATCAGATTATGGCAGTGATACAGCTTATGAGATATCTGATATTGGTTCTCCTAGCCTTGGGAGGGATAACAACTCTGAAGTTGGGACTGAGGACCTGTCATTTGATGATGATGCAACAAGTCCAGTAGATAAATTTGTCAAGTATGGTATGTCAAATATTGACGAGGGCTTGTCAATGGGGCATGCTATTCTAGAGAAGCTCGAGAATTTTCCTAAACATAAAGCGCATGCCAGAGTAAATCATAACTCAGAGCAGAACATGAGTAATGGAAGTTCTTTGAAAGCCTCTCATAATGCAGAAGACATGTCAGAGCATCTGGCTGAACGTAGTTCATTGGTTCATCATGGTCGAAAGCTGTCAAATGAGAGCATTGGAAGCGACAGGAGCTCTTTAAGAGGCAGCGAGTCATCAAGTTTAGCATTTCCAAATTCAAATGGACATGGGACTTTTGATTTTGGGAGTGCGGCTGAGGTTGGACGAACTATTGGAACTGTTGGAGACGCTGATTATCAACTCCCAGATGATATACACCTGTTGGTCCCTGTTGATCAGCGCCAGAAGATGAATAGAGTACTTATGACAATGCAGCGGAGGTTGATTACAGCCAAAACTGATATGGAAGATCTTATATCAAGGTTGAATCAAGAAATTGCCGTGAAGGACTATCTTGCGACAAAG GTGAAGGATTTGGAAGTGGAGCTTGAAACTACTAAACAAAAAAGTAAAGAAAATCTTGAGCAGGCTATACTAATTGAAAGAGAAAGAACTACTCAAATGCAGTGGGATATGGAAGAACTTAGGCGGAGATCTATGGAACTAGAACTGAAGTTGAATTCTCAACAG GATCAGAGGCCGCTGGATGCTCAGCCTTCTATTTCACCAGGCAATCAGCAGACGGATATGTTGCGACAAGAGTTGGACTCTGCAAAACAGCAGTTTGAGGACTTGTTGAAGCGGCATCAAGAGCTGGAAGTAAAATCCAAAGCTGATATCAAAGTTCTTGTCAAGGAAGTAAGATCTCTAAGAAGCTCCCAATCAGAATTAACGCAACAGCTTAAGCAGTCTCTGAGAGAAAAATCTGAGATGGAG GAACTTCTTcaggaagaaagagagagaaatgagcaGGTGAGAACCTCTTGGAGGAAGTTGCTAGATAGATGCAAGATTCTTCAGGATCAGCTTCAGGAGTGCAAGATCGATAATTTAACCAACACAAAAGGCGATTCAGCTGACAGCCTTCCGTCATCATTATTGGATCAGCTGGATTTTGTTGGCACATCTGAAAGTCAGATAGACCTTCTCATTGCTGAG TTTCAGCAGTTAGCTGGGGATGGTGACAATCACACAGATGAGGAGTCGAGGCAGACACTAACGAGCCTCCTAGTCGATAATGGTGCGTTGAGAAAGCAGGTAAACTCCCTTATAGTCAACAGTCTCAAGATGAGGAAATCAAAGGAGAAAGGTGAAATGTCAGATGTAAATGTAGGAAGTGAGGTCTAA
- the LOC131015560 gene encoding PX domain-containing protein EREL2 isoform X1, with protein sequence MQGPSPPKHRHDGTSPLPLGMDWSPPPRIWAGRESVWPHDSRSGWSYCITVPSWIVLAKSRDSDPTVFYRVQVGIQSPEGITTTRTVLRRFNDFLKLHAALKRAFPRKSIPPAPPKGLLRMKTRAMLEARRSSLEEWMTNLLSDIDLSRSIVVASFLELEAAARSSFQEEGQQSSDSHISVTTTDPSPHIHPHSSMLAAASSSVTSDYGSDTAYEISDIGSPSLGRDNNSEVGTEDLSFDDDATSPVDKFVKYGMSNIDEGLSMGHAILEKLENFPKHKAHARVNHNSEQNMSNGSSLKASHNAEDMSEHLAERSSLVHHGRKLSNESIGSDRSSLRGSESSSLAFPNSNGHGTFDFGSAAEVGRTIGTVGDADYQLPDDIHLLVPVDQRQKMNRVLMTMQRRLITAKTDMEDLISRLNQEIAVKDYLATKVKDLEVELETTKQKSKENLEQAILIERERTTQMQWDMEELRRRSMELELKLNSQQFQDQRPLDAQPSISPGNQQTDMLRQELDSAKQQFEDLLKRHQELEVKSKADIKVLVKEVRSLRSSQSELTQQLKQSLREKSEMEELLQEERERNEQVRTSWRKLLDRCKILQDQLQECKIDNLTNTKGDSADSLPSSLLDQLDFVGTSESQIDLLIAEFQQLAGDGDNHTDEESRQTLTSLLVDNGALRKQVNSLIVNSLKMRKSKEKGEMSDVNVGSEV encoded by the exons ATGCAGGGGCCGAGTCCACCGAAGCACCGCCACGATGGGACTTCGCCTTTGCCGTTGGGAATGGATTGGAGCCCTCCGCCTCGAATTTGG GCAGGGAGAGAAAGTGTTTGGCCTCATGATTCTCGATCAGGATGGAGTTACTGCATCACTGTACCTTCATGGATTGTACTTGCAAAATCAAGAGATTCTGACCCAACAGTG TTTTACAGGGTTCAGGTTGGCATACAATCACCGGAGGGGATTACGACCACAAGAACTGTGTTGAGGAGATTCAATGATTTCCTAAAACTACATGCTGCT CTTAAACGAGCATTTCCTCGGAAAAGCATTCCACCAGCTCCACCAAAGGGTCTCTTACGGATGAAAACAAGGGCAATGCTGGAAGCG AGAAGGAGTTCTTTGGAGGAATGGATGACAAACTTACTTTCAGATATTGATTTGTCAAGAAGCATTGTCGTTGCGTCCTTTCTTGAACTAGAAGCTGCTGCTAGGTCAT CATTCCAAGAAGAGGGTCAGCAGAGTTCCGATTCACATATTTCTGTAACTACTACAGACCCATCTCCTCATATTCATCCACATTCAAGCATGTTGGCAGCAGCTAGTTCATCGGTGACATCAGATTATGGCAGTGATACAGCTTATGAGATATCTGATATTGGTTCTCCTAGCCTTGGGAGGGATAACAACTCTGAAGTTGGGACTGAGGACCTGTCATTTGATGATGATGCAACAAGTCCAGTAGATAAATTTGTCAAGTATGGTATGTCAAATATTGACGAGGGCTTGTCAATGGGGCATGCTATTCTAGAGAAGCTCGAGAATTTTCCTAAACATAAAGCGCATGCCAGAGTAAATCATAACTCAGAGCAGAACATGAGTAATGGAAGTTCTTTGAAAGCCTCTCATAATGCAGAAGACATGTCAGAGCATCTGGCTGAACGTAGTTCATTGGTTCATCATGGTCGAAAGCTGTCAAATGAGAGCATTGGAAGCGACAGGAGCTCTTTAAGAGGCAGCGAGTCATCAAGTTTAGCATTTCCAAATTCAAATGGACATGGGACTTTTGATTTTGGGAGTGCGGCTGAGGTTGGACGAACTATTGGAACTGTTGGAGACGCTGATTATCAACTCCCAGATGATATACACCTGTTGGTCCCTGTTGATCAGCGCCAGAAGATGAATAGAGTACTTATGACAATGCAGCGGAGGTTGATTACAGCCAAAACTGATATGGAAGATCTTATATCAAGGTTGAATCAAGAAATTGCCGTGAAGGACTATCTTGCGACAAAG GTGAAGGATTTGGAAGTGGAGCTTGAAACTACTAAACAAAAAAGTAAAGAAAATCTTGAGCAGGCTATACTAATTGAAAGAGAAAGAACTACTCAAATGCAGTGGGATATGGAAGAACTTAGGCGGAGATCTATGGAACTAGAACTGAAGTTGAATTCTCAACAG TTCCAGGATCAGAGGCCGCTGGATGCTCAGCCTTCTATTTCACCAGGCAATCAGCAGACGGATATGTTGCGACAAGAGTTGGACTCTGCAAAACAGCAGTTTGAGGACTTGTTGAAGCGGCATCAAGAGCTGGAAGTAAAATCCAAAGCTGATATCAAAGTTCTTGTCAAGGAAGTAAGATCTCTAAGAAGCTCCCAATCAGAATTAACGCAACAGCTTAAGCAGTCTCTGAGAGAAAAATCTGAGATGGAG GAACTTCTTcaggaagaaagagagagaaatgagcaGGTGAGAACCTCTTGGAGGAAGTTGCTAGATAGATGCAAGATTCTTCAGGATCAGCTTCAGGAGTGCAAGATCGATAATTTAACCAACACAAAAGGCGATTCAGCTGACAGCCTTCCGTCATCATTATTGGATCAGCTGGATTTTGTTGGCACATCTGAAAGTCAGATAGACCTTCTCATTGCTGAG TTTCAGCAGTTAGCTGGGGATGGTGACAATCACACAGATGAGGAGTCGAGGCAGACACTAACGAGCCTCCTAGTCGATAATGGTGCGTTGAGAAAGCAGGTAAACTCCCTTATAGTCAACAGTCTCAAGATGAGGAAATCAAAGGAGAAAGGTGAAATGTCAGATGTAAATGTAGGAAGTGAGGTCTAA
- the LOC131015562 gene encoding 14 kDa proline-rich protein DC2.15-like — MAAARAAVLVLSFLLLSTALTSACGTCKPQPSPKAPPVNPFCPRDTLKLGVCADLLGLVNVVVGEPPSGDKCCPLLEGLADLEVAACLCTAIKANVLGINLDVPVALSVLLSACQKTVPPGFKCQ, encoded by the coding sequence ATGGCCGCCGCCCGAGCTGCCGTCTTAGTCCTCTCCTTCCTCCTCCTCTCCACCGCCCTCACCTCCGCCTGCGGCACGTGCAAGCCGCAGCCGTCGCCCAAGGCCCCCCCGGTGAACCCGTTCTGCCCCCGGGACACGCTGAAGCTGGGCGTCTGCGCGGACCTCCTGGGCCTGGTGAATGTGGTGGTCGGGGAGCCGCCTTCGGGTGACAAGTGCTGCCCGCTGCTCGAGGGCCTGGCCGACTTGGAGGTGGCGGCGTGCCTCTGCACGGCCATCAAGGCGAACGTGCTCGGCATCAACTTGGACGTCCCCGTGGCGCTCAGCGTCTTGCTCAGTGCTTGCCAGAAAACCGTTCCTCCCGGCTTCAAATGCCAATGA
- the LOC131015560 gene encoding PX domain-containing protein EREL2 isoform X4: MQGPSPPKHRHDGTSPLPLGMDWSPPPRIWAGRESVWPHDSRSGWSYCITVPSWIVLAKSRDSDPTVFYRVQVGIQSPEGITTTRTVLRRFNDFLKLHAALKRAFPRKSIPPAPPKGLLRMKTRAMLEARRSSLEEWMTNLLSDIDLSRSIVVASFLELEAAARSSFQEEGQQSSDSHISVTTTDPSPHIHPHSSMLAAASSSVTSDYGSDTAYEISDIGSPSLGRDNNSEVGTEDLSFDDDATSPVDKFVKYGMSNIDEGLSMGHAILEKLENFPKHKAHARVNHNSEQNMSNGSSLKASHNAEDMSEHLAERSSLVHHGRKLSNESIGSDRSSLRGSESSSLAFPNSNGHGTFDFGSAAEVGRTIGTVGDADYQLPDDIHLLVPVDQRQKMNRVLMTMQRRLITAKTDMEDLISRLNQEIAVKDYLATKVKDLEVELETTKQKSKENLEQAILIERERTTQMQWDMEELRRRSMELELKLNSQQDQRPLDAQPSISPGNQQTDMLRQELDSAKQQFEDLLKRHQELEVKSKADIKVLVKEVRSLRSSQSELTQQLKQSLREKSEMEELLQEERERNEQVRTSWRKLLDRCKILQDQLQECKIDNLTNTKGDSADSLPSSLLDQLDFVGTSESQIDLLIAELAGDGDNHTDEESRQTLTSLLVDNGALRKQVNSLIVNSLKMRKSKEKGEMSDVNVGSEV, encoded by the exons ATGCAGGGGCCGAGTCCACCGAAGCACCGCCACGATGGGACTTCGCCTTTGCCGTTGGGAATGGATTGGAGCCCTCCGCCTCGAATTTGG GCAGGGAGAGAAAGTGTTTGGCCTCATGATTCTCGATCAGGATGGAGTTACTGCATCACTGTACCTTCATGGATTGTACTTGCAAAATCAAGAGATTCTGACCCAACAGTG TTTTACAGGGTTCAGGTTGGCATACAATCACCGGAGGGGATTACGACCACAAGAACTGTGTTGAGGAGATTCAATGATTTCCTAAAACTACATGCTGCT CTTAAACGAGCATTTCCTCGGAAAAGCATTCCACCAGCTCCACCAAAGGGTCTCTTACGGATGAAAACAAGGGCAATGCTGGAAGCG AGAAGGAGTTCTTTGGAGGAATGGATGACAAACTTACTTTCAGATATTGATTTGTCAAGAAGCATTGTCGTTGCGTCCTTTCTTGAACTAGAAGCTGCTGCTAGGTCAT CATTCCAAGAAGAGGGTCAGCAGAGTTCCGATTCACATATTTCTGTAACTACTACAGACCCATCTCCTCATATTCATCCACATTCAAGCATGTTGGCAGCAGCTAGTTCATCGGTGACATCAGATTATGGCAGTGATACAGCTTATGAGATATCTGATATTGGTTCTCCTAGCCTTGGGAGGGATAACAACTCTGAAGTTGGGACTGAGGACCTGTCATTTGATGATGATGCAACAAGTCCAGTAGATAAATTTGTCAAGTATGGTATGTCAAATATTGACGAGGGCTTGTCAATGGGGCATGCTATTCTAGAGAAGCTCGAGAATTTTCCTAAACATAAAGCGCATGCCAGAGTAAATCATAACTCAGAGCAGAACATGAGTAATGGAAGTTCTTTGAAAGCCTCTCATAATGCAGAAGACATGTCAGAGCATCTGGCTGAACGTAGTTCATTGGTTCATCATGGTCGAAAGCTGTCAAATGAGAGCATTGGAAGCGACAGGAGCTCTTTAAGAGGCAGCGAGTCATCAAGTTTAGCATTTCCAAATTCAAATGGACATGGGACTTTTGATTTTGGGAGTGCGGCTGAGGTTGGACGAACTATTGGAACTGTTGGAGACGCTGATTATCAACTCCCAGATGATATACACCTGTTGGTCCCTGTTGATCAGCGCCAGAAGATGAATAGAGTACTTATGACAATGCAGCGGAGGTTGATTACAGCCAAAACTGATATGGAAGATCTTATATCAAGGTTGAATCAAGAAATTGCCGTGAAGGACTATCTTGCGACAAAG GTGAAGGATTTGGAAGTGGAGCTTGAAACTACTAAACAAAAAAGTAAAGAAAATCTTGAGCAGGCTATACTAATTGAAAGAGAAAGAACTACTCAAATGCAGTGGGATATGGAAGAACTTAGGCGGAGATCTATGGAACTAGAACTGAAGTTGAATTCTCAACAG GATCAGAGGCCGCTGGATGCTCAGCCTTCTATTTCACCAGGCAATCAGCAGACGGATATGTTGCGACAAGAGTTGGACTCTGCAAAACAGCAGTTTGAGGACTTGTTGAAGCGGCATCAAGAGCTGGAAGTAAAATCCAAAGCTGATATCAAAGTTCTTGTCAAGGAAGTAAGATCTCTAAGAAGCTCCCAATCAGAATTAACGCAACAGCTTAAGCAGTCTCTGAGAGAAAAATCTGAGATGGAG GAACTTCTTcaggaagaaagagagagaaatgagcaGGTGAGAACCTCTTGGAGGAAGTTGCTAGATAGATGCAAGATTCTTCAGGATCAGCTTCAGGAGTGCAAGATCGATAATTTAACCAACACAAAAGGCGATTCAGCTGACAGCCTTCCGTCATCATTATTGGATCAGCTGGATTTTGTTGGCACATCTGAAAGTCAGATAGACCTTCTCATTGCTGAG TTAGCTGGGGATGGTGACAATCACACAGATGAGGAGTCGAGGCAGACACTAACGAGCCTCCTAGTCGATAATGGTGCGTTGAGAAAGCAGGTAAACTCCCTTATAGTCAACAGTCTCAAGATGAGGAAATCAAAGGAGAAAGGTGAAATGTCAGATGTAAATGTAGGAAGTGAGGTCTAA